The Terriglobus roseus sequence CACGCGTCAGATTGCTATCTGCAGTTTCCGCGGGAATTTTCCGATCTTCGGTCTAACGCTGTCGAGCGGCCATGTTCTCCGCGAAGATCGGCATGAGCTTTTCCGTCTGCCTGTGTCGGAAGCGGAAGATGTAGCGCATCTGGGCGCGGCCTACCGCCCAGTGCATCACGTCTCCCAGCACCCAGCCCGGCAGCTCGTACTCGACGTGATCGTGGACGAGTGTTCCCGGGATGCCGTTGCGTGTTTCTTCGCGAACGGAATGACAGTGCCGCCAATAGTGGAACGGGCCTGAGGTCTGCGCGTCGCAGAAGTGGTCATTCCATTCAAATTCGGGGATCAGCGCATGCCAGTTCAGCCGCAGCGGCAGTCCTGGTAACGCCCGGAAGCTCAGGATCATGGTCGTCCCAACGCCCGTTCCCAGCCGCGCGGGCGATCCGGGCGGCGGCGCAGGAGGTGCGATCAGCCGCAGTTCTTCAATCTTTGCGCGCTGCCATGCGGGCATTAGTGGCGGCAGATTCTGCGGATTCGCGAAGAAAGCGAAGACGACGGGCAGCGGAAAGGGCAGCCATTGATCGGCTTCGAAAATGTGACGCATGCAGCCTTGGAGTGGGGAATCGTGCGTGGGGTTGGAACGGTAATCGCATTTCGGACCGATGCAGTCGGAAATTCTTTCCAGATCAGGGACCGACCTGGTCTTACATCATGTACTCTCGTCATATCGGACTGATTGTGTCTGAGATGGATGCGGCAACGCGACCTCTCCTGTGGCCAGTGAGTCCGTGTGTAACACGGGCGTCGTTGAGGGACTTCGCAAGTGAATGACAGGGTCGCGCCGTAGAGCGCGCCCGAGCCCCGGAGCTAGTGAAATGAAGAAGATCGAAGATGCTACCCGCCTGCGTGGAAAGCTGATGCTGACCGGAACCCTGGCGATGTTTGCCATGAGCACCCTGCAGTCCGAGGCGGCCGTAACGCCCGAAACGACCAAGGAAGAGCCAAAGCTCGTAACTACCGGTCTGGATGAAAAGGGAAATCCAATCGAGCAGGGAAACCCTGCCCATGAAGTTCACAAGTTCGAAATCCCGGCCGGAACCGTCGCCGACGTGCTCGAGGCAATCCGCAAGCAGGCCGGAATCCGCATTGCCCTTGGATCTGTCGACAAGATGTCGAACATTGATTCACCTGGTGTGCACGGCGTCCTGACGGTAACCGATGCCCTGGAGCAGGCGCTGAACAACACCGGCCTATCCGCCCGTTTCGATATGCCCGATTCGGTCCGCGTCGAGATGCGTGCCAACAATGAGTCCGTCGTGGTGACGGCGGACAGCACTCCCAACATCAAGTACACCGCACCCCTGGTGGACCTGCCGCAGACCGTTACGGTCATCACGGAAGAGACGATGCAGCAGACGGCGTCCAGCACGCTGATGGAAGCATTGCGCACCGTTCCTGGCATCACGTTCGGCGCGGGAGAGGGCGGCAACCCGCTGGGCGACCGTCCCTTCATTCGCGGTGTCGATTCGCAGTCGAGCACCTATATCGATGGCATTCGCGATATCGCCGCGCAGTCCCGCGAAGTGTTCGATGTGGAAAGCGTAGAGGTACAGGAAGGCCCCGGTGGTGCCTACGGCGGTCGCGGCACAGGCGGCGGCAGCATCAACCTGAACAGCAAGCTGGCGCGCCGCGATAACTTCATCGCCGGCAGTTTCATGCCGGGTACTTCAAACTACAAGCGCGGTACGGTAGACGGCAATTTGAAGCTGGGCGCGTATGCCGCGGGTCGTCTTACAGGCATGTGGCACAGTTCGGATGTCGCCGGTCGTGATGCCGTCCACAATGGCCGTTGGGGCGTGGCGCCGAGCATCGCCATTGGCCTGGGACGACCGTCGCGACTGTACCTGGACTACTACCATCTCGTGACGAACAGCCTGCCGGATTCAGGCATACCGTATAACAATCCGCTGTTGACGGCTGCTGGTAATACGCACAATGTTGGAACAAAAATCCTGCAGCCGGGCGACGGTCAACCAATCACGCTGCCGCACCGGAATATCTTCTACGGTCTGAAAGATCGTGATCATCAGAATGAGACTGCCAAGGTTGCAACGGGCCGCGTAGAGCACGATCTGTGGAGCGAGCGTGCGCTGGTCCGTAACTCCTTCCGCTACGAGCGTACGTCGCAGGACTATGTATGGACGCTGCCGGATGATAGCCAGGGCAACCTGTACTACGGGCTTGTCTTCCGCCGGATCAACAGCCGTATGAGTGCCGTTTTCACTCTGGATAACCAGACGGATCTTTCCGGCTCATTCAAGACGGGCACCATCAAACACACGTACGCGACCGGAATGGAGTTTTCCAACGAGCGCGGAAACAATGACGCTTATACGAACAACACCACTCTGAGCAGTGTCGTAACAGCGGGCCAGGCGGCAACCGAGACATGTCCGCGCGGTACTGGAGCCGCTTCCGGTTATAACTGCACCTCGCTGTACACGCCGAACTATAACGATCCGTGGCTCGGGGCTTCTTCGACCTCTGTCAACAGCCTTGGTCAGTTGATTTCCACGCAAAATTCGTTGACCAAGAACCACAATCCGACGCACTCTTCGTCCGGTACACGCTCTGTCTACGCCTTCGACACTGTGGTGTTTAACAAGCATTTCCAGGGAACCTTTGGTGGCCGGTATGACCACTTCGACTCCGTCTTCAGACCTGCTGTATCCGCGACAGCGATTCCCAGGCAGCAAGTGATCAATAACATCGGCACTTACATTGCGGGTCTTGTGTATAAGCCGGACCAGGCAACCAGTGTGTACGGAACGGTAAGCACCGCGGCGATTCCCACCGGCAATGCGCTGGCCCAGGGTACAGACACATCGGCACTCAGCACGGCAGGCAATTCAAATCTGCAGCCGACGACCATCCGCCAGGAAGAGTTCGGTGTGAAGCGTGAGCTTGCCGGTGGACGTGCACTGGCACGTG is a genomic window containing:
- a CDS encoding SRPBCC family protein, which gives rise to MRHIFEADQWLPFPLPVVFAFFANPQNLPPLMPAWQRAKIEELRLIAPPAPPPGSPARLGTGVGTTMILSFRALPGLPLRLNWHALIPEFEWNDHFCDAQTSGPFHYWRHCHSVREETRNGIPGTLVHDHVEYELPGWVLGDVMHWAVGRAQMRYIFRFRHRQTEKLMPIFAENMAARQR
- a CDS encoding TonB-dependent receptor; the protein is MKKIEDATRLRGKLMLTGTLAMFAMSTLQSEAAVTPETTKEEPKLVTTGLDEKGNPIEQGNPAHEVHKFEIPAGTVADVLEAIRKQAGIRIALGSVDKMSNIDSPGVHGVLTVTDALEQALNNTGLSARFDMPDSVRVEMRANNESVVVTADSTPNIKYTAPLVDLPQTVTVITEETMQQTASSTLMEALRTVPGITFGAGEGGNPLGDRPFIRGVDSQSSTYIDGIRDIAAQSREVFDVESVEVQEGPGGAYGGRGTGGGSINLNSKLARRDNFIAGSFMPGTSNYKRGTVDGNLKLGAYAAGRLTGMWHSSDVAGRDAVHNGRWGVAPSIAIGLGRPSRLYLDYYHLVTNSLPDSGIPYNNPLLTAAGNTHNVGTKILQPGDGQPITLPHRNIFYGLKDRDHQNETAKVATGRVEHDLWSERALVRNSFRYERTSQDYVWTLPDDSQGNLYYGLVFRRINSRMSAVFTLDNQTDLSGSFKTGTIKHTYATGMEFSNERGNNDAYTNNTTLSSVVTAGQAATETCPRGTGAASGYNCTSLYTPNYNDPWLGASSTSVNSLGQLISTQNSLTKNHNPTHSSSGTRSVYAFDTVVFNKHFQGTFGGRYDHFDSVFRPAVSATAIPRQQVINNIGTYIAGLVYKPDQATSVYGTVSTAAIPTGNALAQGTDTSALSTAGNSNLQPTTIRQEEFGVKRELAGGRALARVDVFRTDIQNVRITDAAGNVSVAGTDRTLGAQIGISGMLTKKWQFTGGYTYLDATLTNAPISTAGVNASGTAMPNQAKHALAITSSYRLIRHLNVGGGIYGMTKVWGSQINNKWVPCYIREDLFATYEFNKHYTLQANILNLSDRLYYQQAYATHYAIMAPGRSAIFGFNVKF